One genomic region from Pseudoduganella dura encodes:
- a CDS encoding glycosyltransferase family 2 protein, producing MNESVFPRVAVLVPCYNEALTVAAIVRDFNKFLPQAVVYVFDNNSTDDTIRIAREAGAVVRAVPLQGKGNVIRRMFADVEADVYVMVDGDDTYDASVAQQLIDKLLDDGLDMVVGKRVAEEQEAYRFGHRFGNRLLTGCVATVFGNTFSDMLSGYRVFSRRYVKSFAAHAAGFETETELTVHALELRMPVAEVDTVYKSRPEGSVSKLSTYKDGIRILWMIIRLYKNERPLYFFALGALVTALIALGLAIPLVNTYMHTGLVPRLPTALLCVGLGLLSGLLLTCGMVLDTVTKGRVEQKRFAYLAIPPTVR from the coding sequence GTGAACGAGTCTGTTTTCCCGCGCGTGGCGGTCCTGGTACCCTGCTATAACGAAGCCTTGACGGTCGCCGCCATCGTGCGCGACTTTAATAAATTCCTGCCCCAGGCAGTGGTTTATGTATTCGACAACAACTCCACGGATGACACGATCCGCATCGCGCGCGAAGCGGGTGCAGTCGTCCGCGCCGTGCCCCTGCAGGGCAAGGGTAATGTCATCCGCCGCATGTTCGCCGATGTCGAGGCCGATGTTTATGTGATGGTCGACGGCGACGACACCTATGACGCCAGCGTTGCCCAGCAGCTGATCGACAAGCTGCTCGACGATGGCCTGGACATGGTAGTGGGCAAGCGTGTGGCCGAAGAGCAGGAAGCCTATCGCTTCGGCCACCGCTTCGGCAACCGCCTGCTGACGGGCTGCGTGGCCACCGTGTTCGGCAACACGTTCTCCGACATGCTGTCCGGCTACCGCGTGTTTTCCCGCCGCTACGTCAAGTCGTTCGCCGCCCATGCAGCCGGCTTTGAAACCGAAACCGAGCTGACCGTGCACGCGCTGGAATTGCGCATGCCGGTGGCGGAAGTGGACACCGTGTACAAGTCACGGCCGGAGGGTTCGGTCAGCAAGCTCAGTACCTACAAGGACGGCATCCGCATCCTGTGGATGATCATCCGCCTGTACAAGAACGAACGGCCGCTGTATTTCTTCGCGCTGGGCGCGCTCGTCACCGCCCTCATCGCGCTGGGGCTGGCCATCCCCCTCGTCAATACCTACATGCATACCGGCCTGGTGCCGCGCCTGCCGACGGCGCTGCTGTGCGTCGGCCTGGGGCTGCTGTCCGGCCTGCTGCTGACATGCGGCATGGTGCTCGATACGGTCACCAAGGGCCGTGTCGAGCAGAAGCGCTTCGCTTACCTGGCGATTCCTCCGACGGTGCGATGA
- a CDS encoding GtrA family protein — translation MQLAGLNLRERIARQRALLTFGVIGVINTFVHSGVVVALVEHGLARPVLANMAGFALANTISFFANGRLTFRQPPTWASYRKFLGVSMLSLVLTISLSALGEAMHWHYLVGLGLVLLCGPVLTFLLHKTFTFRGNAG, via the coding sequence ATGCAATTGGCCGGCCTTAACCTGAGGGAACGGATCGCCCGCCAGCGCGCGCTGCTGACCTTCGGGGTCATCGGCGTCATCAACACGTTCGTGCATTCGGGCGTGGTGGTGGCCCTGGTGGAGCATGGCCTGGCCCGGCCGGTGCTGGCCAACATGGCCGGCTTTGCGCTCGCCAATACCATCTCGTTCTTCGCGAACGGCCGGCTGACGTTCCGCCAGCCGCCCACCTGGGCCAGCTACCGCAAGTTCCTCGGCGTTTCGATGTTGAGCCTGGTGTTGACGATCAGCCTGTCCGCGCTGGGCGAGGCGATGCACTGGCATTACCTGGTGGGCCTGGGGCTGGTGCTGCTGTGCGGCCCCGTGCTCACCTTTCTGCTGCACAAGACGTTCACGTTTCGCGGCAACGCGGGCTGA
- a CDS encoding glycosyltransferase — MRIVIDLQGAQSESRFRGIGRYSLALALGVARNAGEHEVWLVLNAALGGAIEDIRQAFAGLVPPERICLFDIAGPTAELHAANGARARAGELLREYAIAQLRPDAVLVTSLFEGYVDDSVVSVGTFTDGADTAVVLYDLIPFLNPDAYLRQPEQRSYYERKIASLRKAGLLLAISDYSRQEAIDALGLAPEHVVAISTAVDDTFNAAAPDPASLHALRDRCGITRAALMYAPGGFDARKNVDGLITAYGLLPGPMRGAHQLVIAGRINDGERQRLEDVARRSGLAADELVLTGYLTDADLIDLYRSAALFVFPSLHEGFGLPALEAMACGALVIGADNTSIPEVIGNPEALFDARHPASIAATIEHVLGDEALQARLRVHGRAQARKFSWDNSARKAIAALEVHAATRDRAAQAAAAQAAPAPAERPRIAFLSPLPPERTGIADHSARVLPTLLPYFDVELIVHQLRLDLPAELAHLPQHPVAWLDEHPERYQHIVYQFGNSPYHSHMVPLLRRHPGVVVLHDFYLSSMLSYEQITGAMPGVWTQSMLHSHGYAAVQASAVPDGLELARQLYPSNLEILQDATHVIVHSDYARNLAGEWYGPRAGEDWSLGHLPRAVPAVNDRAAARRALGIPEDAFVVCNFGFIAPTKLCLELLQAWLASRLHADTTCHLVFVGANHGGDYGREMTNIIGAAGTDRIRITGWTSDDDYLNYLQAADVGVQLRTGSRGETSSTVPDCMIYGMPVILNANGAMAEFGPDATWMLPDVFSQEALVESLDTLRADAARRRALGTAGFDLMRRRNSPEEVGRMYREALAYDATKRRHGRDALLRALLSTPGLEADDAMLQRLARCVGHAPDPLQPRQILLDVTNIAQHDLKTGIERVVRNQLLELLQLRATGWRVEPVYLGSADGQPQYRYARNYAARLLGIDNLLQGADPVVDVQAGDVYYCPDHSPHAAIQAAGSGLYAAWRARGVSINFVIYDLLPVLRPEFFPSHADLTHGAFLDCVGAEADRLICISRAVQDDLATWLDGRDIRRRPGQQLTALHLGADLETDAPAAQAAAPVAQAPVVQQIAARPSFLMVGTIEPRKGHLQAIEAFERLWAAGVDVNLVIVGREGWKPLPQGERRTIPQIVQKLREHPELGKRLFWLEGIDDATLQQVYLASACLLSPSEGEGFGLPLIEGAQYGVPLLVRDLPVFREVAGDAAHYFRGMDGDALAGAVRDWLALHAAGSHPLPKGMRWMTWAENARALLDILTSSPGTARCPEREEHAIGRP; from the coding sequence ATGCGAATAGTCATTGATCTGCAGGGAGCGCAATCGGAAAGCCGGTTCCGCGGCATCGGCCGTTATTCGCTGGCGCTGGCGCTGGGCGTGGCCCGCAACGCCGGCGAACACGAGGTGTGGCTGGTGCTCAACGCGGCGCTGGGCGGCGCGATCGAGGACATCCGCCAGGCCTTCGCCGGCCTGGTGCCGCCGGAACGTATCTGCCTGTTCGACATCGCCGGTCCCACCGCCGAGCTGCACGCCGCCAACGGCGCGCGCGCGCGCGCCGGCGAGCTGCTGCGCGAATATGCGATCGCGCAATTGCGGCCCGACGCGGTGCTGGTCACCAGCCTGTTCGAAGGCTACGTGGACGACAGCGTGGTCTCGGTGGGCACCTTCACGGACGGCGCCGACACCGCCGTGGTGCTGTACGACCTGATTCCCTTCCTGAACCCGGATGCCTACCTGCGCCAGCCGGAGCAGCGCAGCTATTACGAACGCAAGATCGCATCGCTGCGCAAGGCGGGCCTGCTGCTGGCCATTTCCGACTACTCGCGCCAGGAGGCGATCGACGCGCTGGGCCTGGCGCCGGAGCACGTGGTGGCGATTTCCACGGCGGTGGACGACACCTTCAACGCCGCCGCGCCGGACCCGGCCAGCCTGCACGCTCTGCGCGACCGTTGCGGCATCACCCGCGCGGCGCTGATGTATGCGCCGGGCGGCTTCGATGCGCGCAAGAATGTCGATGGGCTGATCACGGCCTATGGCCTGCTGCCGGGTCCGATGCGGGGCGCCCACCAGCTGGTGATCGCGGGCCGCATCAACGACGGCGAACGCCAGCGCCTGGAAGACGTGGCCCGCCGTTCCGGCCTGGCCGCGGACGAGCTGGTCCTGACCGGCTACCTCACCGATGCCGACCTGATCGACCTCTACCGCAGCGCGGCGCTGTTCGTGTTTCCGTCGCTACACGAAGGTTTCGGCCTGCCGGCGCTGGAGGCGATGGCATGCGGCGCGCTGGTGATCGGTGCCGACAACACCAGCATTCCCGAGGTGATCGGCAACCCGGAAGCGCTGTTCGATGCGCGTCATCCTGCATCGATCGCAGCCACCATCGAGCACGTGCTGGGCGACGAAGCACTGCAGGCGCGCCTGCGCGTGCATGGCCGTGCCCAGGCCCGCAAGTTCAGCTGGGACAACAGCGCGCGCAAGGCCATCGCCGCGCTGGAGGTGCATGCCGCCACGCGTGACAGGGCCGCGCAAGCGGCGGCGGCGCAAGCTGCTCCGGCGCCGGCCGAACGGCCCCGCATCGCCTTCCTGTCGCCACTGCCGCCGGAACGCACCGGCATCGCCGACCACTCGGCACGCGTGCTTCCCACGCTGCTGCCGTACTTCGACGTGGAGCTGATCGTGCACCAGTTGCGGCTGGACCTGCCGGCCGAACTGGCGCACCTGCCGCAGCACCCGGTCGCCTGGCTCGACGAGCACCCGGAGCGCTACCAGCACATCGTCTACCAGTTCGGCAACAGCCCCTACCACAGCCACATGGTGCCGCTGCTGCGGCGTCACCCGGGCGTGGTGGTGCTGCACGACTTCTACCTGTCGAGCATGCTGTCGTACGAGCAGATCACCGGTGCCATGCCGGGCGTGTGGACGCAGAGCATGCTGCACTCGCACGGCTATGCCGCGGTGCAGGCCAGCGCCGTGCCGGATGGCCTGGAACTGGCCCGCCAGCTATACCCCAGCAACCTGGAGATCCTGCAGGATGCCACGCACGTGATCGTGCACTCCGACTATGCGCGCAACCTGGCCGGCGAGTGGTACGGCCCGCGCGCCGGCGAAGACTGGAGCCTGGGCCACCTGCCGCGCGCCGTGCCGGCCGTGAACGACCGCGCCGCCGCGCGTCGCGCGCTGGGCATCCCGGAGGATGCCTTCGTGGTGTGCAACTTCGGCTTCATCGCACCCACCAAGCTTTGCCTCGAACTGCTGCAGGCCTGGCTGGCGTCGCGGCTGCATGCCGATACGACCTGCCACCTGGTGTTCGTGGGCGCCAACCATGGCGGCGACTATGGCCGCGAAATGACGAACATCATCGGCGCCGCCGGCACCGACCGCATCCGCATCACCGGCTGGACCTCGGACGACGATTACCTGAACTATCTCCAGGCGGCCGACGTGGGCGTGCAGCTGCGCACCGGTTCGCGTGGGGAGACTTCGAGCACCGTGCCCGACTGCATGATCTACGGCATGCCGGTGATCCTGAATGCCAACGGCGCGATGGCCGAGTTCGGCCCGGATGCCACATGGATGCTGCCGGACGTATTCAGCCAGGAGGCATTGGTGGAATCGCTTGACACGCTGCGCGCCGACGCCGCGCGCCGCCGCGCACTGGGCACGGCCGGGTTCGACCTGATGCGGCGGCGCAACAGCCCGGAAGAAGTGGGCCGCATGTACAGGGAGGCACTGGCCTACGATGCAACGAAGCGCAGGCACGGCCGGGACGCGCTGTTGCGCGCCCTGCTGTCCACGCCGGGCCTGGAAGCGGACGACGCGATGCTGCAGCGCCTGGCGCGCTGCGTGGGGCACGCGCCCGATCCGCTGCAGCCGCGCCAGATCCTGCTGGACGTAACGAATATCGCGCAGCACGACCTGAAAACCGGCATCGAGCGCGTGGTGCGCAACCAGCTGCTGGAACTGCTGCAGCTGCGTGCCACCGGCTGGCGCGTGGAACCGGTGTACCTGGGCAGCGCCGACGGCCAGCCGCAATACCGCTACGCGCGCAATTACGCGGCACGCCTGCTCGGCATCGACAACCTGCTGCAGGGCGCCGACCCGGTGGTGGACGTGCAGGCCGGCGACGTGTATTACTGCCCCGACCATTCGCCGCACGCGGCGATACAGGCCGCCGGCAGCGGCCTGTATGCGGCGTGGCGCGCGCGCGGCGTCTCGATCAATTTCGTGATCTACGACCTGCTGCCGGTGCTGCGCCCGGAATTCTTCCCGTCCCATGCGGATCTCACGCATGGCGCCTTCCTCGACTGCGTGGGCGCCGAGGCCGACCGGCTGATCTGCATCTCGCGCGCGGTGCAGGACGACCTGGCCACCTGGCTGGACGGCCGCGACATCCGCCGCCGCCCGGGCCAGCAACTGACGGCGCTGCACCTGGGCGCCGACCTGGAAACGGATGCGCCGGCCGCGCAGGCGGCCGCCCCTGTCGCGCAAGCGCCGGTGGTGCAGCAGATCGCGGCGCGGCCAAGCTTCCTGATGGTGGGCACGATCGAACCGCGCAAGGGCCACCTGCAGGCGATCGAGGCATTCGAACGGCTGTGGGCCGCCGGCGTGGATGTCAACCTCGTCATCGTCGGCCGCGAAGGCTGGAAGCCGCTGCCGCAGGGCGAACGGCGCACCATCCCGCAGATCGTGCAGAAACTGCGCGAGCATCCGGAACTGGGCAAGCGCCTGTTCTGGCTGGAAGGCATCGACGACGCCACGCTGCAGCAGGTGTACCTGGCCAGCGCCTGCCTGCTGTCGCCCAGCGAGGGCGAAGGCTTCGGCCTGCCGCTGATCGAAGGCGCGCAATACGGCGTGCCGCTGCTGGTGCGCGACCTGCCCGTGTTCCGCGAGGTGGCCGGCGATGCCGCGCATTACTTCAGGGGCATGGATGGCGATGCGCTGGCTGGCGCCGTGCGCGACTGGCTGGCCCTGCACGCCGCAGGGAGCCACCCGCTGCCGAAAGGCATGCGCTGGATGACATGGGCAGAAAACGCCCGTGCATTGCTGGACATCCTGACATCATCCCCGGGGACCGCACGGTGCCCGGAACGAGAAGAGCATGCAATTGGCCGGCCTTAA
- a CDS encoding class I SAM-dependent methyltransferase, whose product MSQPFYRAFEDRYRGSREVIKERLRAYLPFLRPLAGAQAPALDLGCGRGEWLELLGEHGFAARGIDLDDGMLAACIERGLDVQNMDALAALRAQPDGSLALVSAFHLVEHIPFDLVRQLIAEALRALQPGGLLIMETPNPENLVVGASDFYTDPSHERPIPPNLLAFAAEHSGFARHKVVRLQEDPQLREGGRVVLTAVLQGASPDYSVVAQKAAAPALLALFDAAFGADYGIDMQQLARRYEEQLDGELAGVHQIFAHIEQRISEDRASTAAEAKDLRVAQQATSQTAEHTSRLAAAHAERLVELGKLAERQLAELDAERRRLAALEHESGVIRNELAERTHELAVQIAALAARDVELSVQAAGLAARDVELSVQAAALAARTEELAARDEARATRMEELAWRIAHNEERTNAYAKQITDLLGSTSWRITAPLRSVMTLVYRLRSATRDGRVGSGLKSRTKRVVRGSAAAVLRRPRLKGWARAALRHIPALESRLYTLMLDNSGAATRLVLEEEPGELSPRAARIYRQLKQEQARMSDANSH is encoded by the coding sequence ATGAGCCAACCCTTTTATCGCGCGTTCGAAGACCGCTATCGCGGCTCGCGCGAAGTCATCAAGGAGCGCCTGCGCGCCTACCTGCCCTTCTTGCGCCCGCTGGCCGGCGCACAGGCGCCGGCGCTGGACCTGGGCTGCGGCCGCGGCGAATGGCTCGAACTGCTGGGCGAACATGGCTTCGCGGCGCGCGGCATCGATCTCGACGACGGCATGCTCGCCGCCTGCATCGAGCGCGGGCTGGATGTGCAGAACATGGATGCGCTGGCCGCGCTGCGCGCGCAGCCGGATGGCAGTCTGGCGCTGGTCTCGGCCTTCCACCTGGTCGAGCACATCCCGTTCGACCTGGTGCGCCAGCTGATCGCCGAGGCGCTGCGCGCACTGCAGCCGGGCGGCCTGCTGATCATGGAAACGCCGAACCCGGAAAACCTCGTGGTCGGCGCCTCCGATTTCTATACCGACCCATCGCACGAGCGCCCCATTCCGCCGAACCTGCTGGCCTTCGCCGCCGAGCATAGCGGCTTCGCGCGCCACAAGGTGGTTCGACTGCAGGAAGACCCGCAACTGCGCGAAGGCGGCCGCGTGGTGCTCACGGCCGTGCTGCAGGGTGCCAGCCCGGACTACAGCGTGGTGGCGCAGAAGGCCGCCGCGCCCGCGCTACTGGCGCTGTTCGATGCGGCGTTCGGCGCCGACTACGGTATCGACATGCAGCAACTGGCGCGGCGCTATGAAGAACAGCTCGATGGCGAACTGGCCGGCGTGCACCAGATCTTCGCGCACATCGAGCAGCGCATTTCGGAAGACCGCGCCAGCACCGCCGCCGAGGCCAAAGATTTGCGCGTGGCCCAGCAGGCCACCAGCCAGACGGCCGAGCATACGTCGCGGCTGGCGGCCGCACACGCGGAACGGCTGGTCGAACTGGGCAAACTGGCCGAACGGCAGCTGGCCGAACTGGATGCCGAGCGGCGGCGCCTGGCGGCGCTGGAACACGAGAGCGGCGTGATCCGGAACGAGCTGGCCGAACGCACCCACGAGCTGGCCGTGCAGATCGCGGCCCTGGCCGCACGCGATGTGGAACTGTCGGTGCAGGCCGCAGGCCTGGCCGCGCGCGACGTGGAATTGTCCGTACAGGCGGCGGCCCTGGCCGCGCGCACCGAGGAACTGGCCGCGCGCGACGAGGCACGGGCCACGCGGATGGAGGAACTGGCCTGGCGCATCGCCCACAACGAAGAGCGCACCAACGCCTACGCGAAGCAGATCACCGACCTGCTCGGCAGCACGTCATGGCGCATCACCGCGCCGCTGCGCAGCGTGATGACGCTGGTCTACCGGCTGCGCTCGGCGACCCGCGACGGCCGCGTCGGCAGCGGGCTGAAGTCGCGCACCAAACGTGTAGTGCGCGGCAGTGCCGCCGCCGTGCTGCGGCGCCCGCGCCTGAAAGGCTGGGCACGCGCGGCGCTCCGGCACATTCCGGCACTGGAATCGCGCCTGTACACGCTCATGCTCGACAACAGCGGCGCCGCCACGCGGCTGGTGCTGGAAGAAGAACCGGGGGAGCTGTCTCCCCGCGCGGCACGCATTTACCGGCAATTGAAACAGGAACAAGCAAGGATGTCCGATGCGAATAGTCATTGA
- a CDS encoding ABC transporter ATP-binding protein, whose protein sequence is MGSIRVKQLGKAYKIYDKRWHRLAEWVMPFRGPRHRSKWVLHDISFQLAPGEAVGIIGINGAGKSTLLKLITGTAQPTTGSVAIDGRVAALLELGMGFHPDFTGRQNVFMAGQLIGLTVDEIAALMPEIEAFADIGDYIDQPVRVYSSGMQMRLAFSVATARRPDVLIVDEALSVGDAYFQHKSFDRIREFRKLGTTLLIVSHDRTAMQSICDRAILLDRGRLAKQGTPEEVMDYYNALIAEREGSSVEQIVTAEGRTQTVSGSGEATVTEIVMENEHGEAAEILNVGAAVTLRVKVKVHADLERLVLGYMIKDRLGQPIYGTNTHYMQQPMENLKAGETLEYRFRFPLNLGAGSYAVTTALTSSETHLANNYEWRDLALLFIVTNMNRREFVGSSWIEPAVEITR, encoded by the coding sequence ATGGGCAGCATCCGCGTCAAACAACTGGGCAAGGCCTACAAGATCTACGACAAGCGCTGGCACCGGCTGGCCGAATGGGTCATGCCGTTCCGCGGCCCGCGCCATCGCAGCAAATGGGTGCTGCACGACATCAGCTTCCAGCTGGCGCCGGGCGAGGCGGTGGGGATCATCGGCATCAACGGCGCCGGCAAGAGCACGCTGCTCAAGCTGATCACGGGTACCGCGCAACCCACCACGGGCAGCGTGGCCATCGACGGCCGCGTGGCCGCGCTGCTGGAGCTGGGCATGGGCTTCCACCCCGATTTCACGGGTCGGCAGAACGTGTTCATGGCCGGCCAGCTGATCGGCCTCACGGTCGACGAGATCGCCGCGCTGATGCCGGAGATCGAGGCGTTCGCCGACATCGGCGACTACATCGACCAGCCGGTGCGCGTGTATTCGTCGGGCATGCAGATGCGCCTGGCGTTCTCGGTCGCCACCGCGCGCCGGCCGGATGTGCTGATCGTGGACGAAGCGCTGTCGGTGGGCGACGCCTACTTCCAGCACAAGAGCTTCGACCGCATCCGCGAGTTCCGCAAGCTGGGTACCACGCTGCTGATCGTCAGCCATGACCGCACCGCGATGCAGTCGATCTGCGACCGCGCGATCCTGCTCGACCGTGGCCGCCTGGCCAAGCAGGGCACGCCGGAAGAGGTGATGGATTACTACAATGCGCTGATCGCCGAGCGCGAAGGCAGCTCGGTGGAGCAGATCGTCACCGCCGAAGGCCGCACGCAGACCGTGTCCGGCAGCGGCGAGGCCACCGTGACCGAGATCGTCATGGAAAACGAGCACGGCGAAGCGGCCGAGATCCTGAACGTGGGCGCGGCCGTCACGCTGCGCGTCAAGGTGAAGGTGCATGCGGATCTGGAGCGCCTGGTGCTCGGCTACATGATCAAGGACCGGCTCGGCCAGCCGATCTACGGCACCAACACGCACTACATGCAACAGCCGATGGAAAACCTGAAGGCGGGCGAAACGCTGGAGTACCGGTTTCGCTTCCCGCTGAACCTGGGCGCTGGCAGCTATGCCGTGACCACCGCGCTGACCAGCAGCGAAACCCACCTGGCCAACAATTACGAATGGCGCGACCTGGCCCTGCTGTTCATCGTCACGAACATGAACCGGCGCGAGTTCGTCGGCAGCAGCTGGATCGAGCCGGCCGTGGAGATTACCCGATGA
- a CDS encoding ABC transporter permease, translating to MISSAMLSGVWRYRGFISGSLKREFQSKYRNSLLGATWTVLNPLAMIVVYTVIFAQVMHSRLQGVDSTFAYSIYLCAGVLTWGLFAEITGRAQTVFLENANLIKKLQFPRICLPIIVVLNALLNFAIIFGLFTIFLVTTDNFPGWVFLALAPVLLVLILFAIGIGMVLGVLNVFFRDVGQFFTILLQFWFWFTPIVYSPSILPEGVRDLVKYNPMAPVIMACQSILVHGRMPDWESLLPVTVLAVVFCVLGMHLFRKRAGEMVDEL from the coding sequence ATGATCTCATCGGCCATGCTCAGCGGCGTCTGGCGCTACCGGGGCTTCATCAGCGGCAGCCTGAAACGCGAATTCCAGTCCAAATACCGTAATTCCCTGCTCGGCGCCACCTGGACGGTGCTTAATCCGCTCGCGATGATCGTGGTGTACACGGTGATTTTCGCGCAAGTGATGCACAGCCGCCTGCAGGGCGTCGATTCCACGTTCGCGTACAGTATCTACCTGTGCGCCGGCGTGCTGACCTGGGGCCTGTTCGCCGAGATCACCGGGCGCGCGCAAACGGTGTTCCTCGAAAATGCCAACCTGATCAAGAAATTGCAGTTTCCCCGCATTTGCCTGCCGATCATCGTGGTGCTCAATGCGCTGCTGAACTTCGCCATCATCTTCGGGCTGTTCACGATCTTCCTGGTCACGACGGACAACTTCCCCGGCTGGGTTTTCCTGGCGCTGGCGCCGGTGCTGCTGGTGCTGATCCTGTTCGCGATCGGCATTGGCATGGTGCTGGGCGTGCTGAACGTGTTCTTTCGCGACGTGGGCCAGTTCTTCACGATCCTGCTGCAGTTCTGGTTCTGGTTCACGCCGATCGTCTATTCGCCGAGCATCCTGCCCGAAGGCGTGCGCGACCTCGTTAAGTACAATCCGATGGCGCCGGTGATCATGGCCTGCCAGAGCATTCTCGTCCATGGCCGCATGCCGGACTGGGAAAGCCTGCTGCCGGTCACGGTGCTGGCTGTGGTGTTCTGCGTGCTGGGCATGCATCTGTTCCGCAAGCGTGCGGGTGAAATGGTGGACGAACTCTAA
- a CDS encoding Crp/Fnr family transcriptional regulator: MTSKPQSEFVTRNAPPSADTATALTQGEPSQVNLQIHLRKIPLLAELNDDEMARVKADIRIRQYAKRDVVLQKGAAGDSLLFLLTGSLQVIDITEDGRAIGLRMLQPGDFFGEIAVINGTMRSASVEALTPVLVALLPRQTALYLFAHSPPVANQMLRFLAEKVQRDSEFRALLSINNTARRIYCFINLLKQTKDGDVQVVENLPTHQDIANMINTSRETVTRTLVALAQQGIVEKGTHRLIIVKPDALQKLVEG; the protein is encoded by the coding sequence ATGACAAGCAAACCACAAAGCGAGTTCGTCACACGCAATGCTCCGCCCAGCGCCGATACCGCGACTGCGCTGACGCAGGGCGAGCCGTCCCAGGTCAATTTGCAGATTCACCTGCGTAAAATCCCGCTACTTGCCGAGCTCAACGATGACGAAATGGCGCGCGTCAAGGCCGACATCCGCATCCGCCAGTACGCAAAGCGCGACGTGGTGCTGCAGAAGGGCGCGGCGGGCGACAGCCTGCTGTTCCTGCTGACCGGTTCATTGCAGGTCATCGACATTACCGAGGATGGCCGCGCCATCGGGCTGCGCATGCTGCAGCCGGGAGATTTCTTCGGTGAAATCGCCGTCATCAACGGCACGATGCGCTCGGCATCGGTGGAGGCCCTCACGCCGGTGCTGGTGGCGCTGCTGCCGCGCCAGACCGCGCTTTACCTGTTCGCGCACTCCCCGCCCGTGGCGAATCAGATGCTGCGCTTTCTCGCCGAAAAGGTGCAGCGTGATTCCGAGTTTCGGGCCTTGCTCAGTATCAACAATACGGCGCGCCGCATCTACTGCTTCATCAACTTGCTGAAGCAGACCAAGGACGGCGATGTCCAGGTGGTGGAAAACCTGCCGACCCACCAGGATATCGCCAACATGATCAATACCAGCCGGGAAACCGTGACCCGTACGCTGGTCGCCCTGGCGCAGCAAGGCATCGTGGAAAAAGGCACCCACCGGCTCATCATCGTCAAGCCGGACGCGCTGCAAAAGCTGGTCGAGGGCTAG
- a CDS encoding VanZ family protein, giving the protein MVGWEIAVFAIVITGVAVGCLIPTHWMRPLPHDKWLHFGAYAGLTMLAALIAPGWNELGYWLLGLLAAGWLIEVLQMLVPGRGFCWRDMGANAAGIACAAAGTFLLKLVL; this is encoded by the coding sequence ATGGTGGGCTGGGAAATCGCAGTATTTGCCATTGTCATTACAGGCGTGGCCGTAGGGTGCCTGATCCCCACGCACTGGATGCGGCCGCTACCGCACGACAAATGGCTGCACTTCGGCGCCTATGCCGGCCTCACCATGCTGGCGGCCCTGATCGCACCGGGCTGGAACGAATTGGGTTATTGGTTGTTGGGCCTGCTGGCAGCGGGCTGGCTGATCGAAGTATTGCAAATGCTGGTGCCCGGCCGCGGCTTCTGCTGGCGCGACATGGGCGCCAACGCGGCAGGCATCGCCTGCGCCGCCGCCGGCACTTTCCTGCTGAAACTTGTACTGTAG